A window of Patescibacteria group bacterium contains these coding sequences:
- a CDS encoding HAMP domain-containing sensor histidine kinase, with amino-acid sequence MKIKSFKECKDLKLGFFECPSSLFIFAGFITILLILTTFFIARNYYSEEIVFLMTVFIAMVMFIISYFVHQGTVKVADSKKNLQNINTKLKNTLEKLKKAEKQRTEFINMMVHDLRSPLNGLRMVSNLMIDDIKKDKVRHFEEPVKLVNQSSQRMLDIVNDLLDVSKIESGMFKAEKEVSDISYLIEDVIKYFKPVAGNKNISIKFKKSENLPQIPIDKKKMRQVFENLLSNAIKFTKKEGRIEIGAFLHKKKHDLNQEAEKNQIEWYLKGGDNKLDNYDQSLVISVTDNGQGISFKNLSKLFNKFEQMKNVSQKKEKGSGLGLVIVKGIVEAHGGNIGVASKKGVGTTFYFNLPLS; translated from the coding sequence ATGAAAATTAAATCATTTAAAGAATGCAAAGACCTTAAACTTGGTTTTTTCGAATGTCCTTCTTCTTTGTTTATTTTTGCCGGCTTTATCACCATACTGCTTATTTTGACCACTTTTTTTATTGCCCGTAATTATTATTCAGAAGAAATTGTTTTTTTGATGACAGTTTTTATAGCTATGGTTATGTTTATTATTTCTTATTTTGTCCATCAGGGCACGGTTAAAGTGGCTGATTCTAAAAAAAATCTGCAAAATATAAACACTAAACTAAAAAATACTTTGGAGAAGTTGAAAAAGGCCGAAAAACAAAGGACAGAATTCATAAATATGATGGTTCATGACCTGCGGTCACCTTTAAACGGTTTACGCATGGTTTCTAATTTAATGATTGATGATATTAAAAAAGATAAGGTTCGCCACTTTGAAGAACCAGTCAAGCTGGTAAATCAAAGCAGTCAGAGGATGCTTGATATTGTTAATGACTTACTGGATGTTTCAAAAATTGAGTCTGGCATGTTTAAAGCAGAAAAAGAGGTATCTGATATTTCCTATTTGATCGAAGATGTTATTAAGTATTTTAAACCCGTGGCCGGAAATAAAAATATATCAATCAAGTTTAAAAAGTCAGAAAATTTACCTCAAATACCAATTGATAAGAAAAAAATGCGCCAGGTTTTTGAGAATCTATTGTCCAATGCTATTAAATTTACCAAAAAAGAGGGGCGTATAGAAATCGGCGCTTTTTTACATAAAAAAAAGCATGACCTAAACCAGGAAGCGGAGAAAAATCAGATTGAGTGGTATCTTAAAGGTGGTGACAATAAGCTTGATAATTACGACCAGTCACTAGTTATTTCTGTAACTGATAATGGCCAGGGTATTTCTTTTAAGAATTTATCAAAACTTTTTAATAAGTTTGAGCAGATGAAAAATGTTTCCCAAAAAAAGGAAAAAGGATCTGGTTTAGGTTTGGTTATTGTCAAAGGCATTGTTGAAGCCCATGGGGGCAATATTGGCGTGGCTTCCAAAAAAGGAGTCGGTACTACCTTTTATTTTAATTTACCATTATC
- a CDS encoding type IV secretion system DNA-binding domain-containing protein has protein sequence MATNNSQNNNNQENEITPFAMTNFRNINRKFGIKSDDRRRHMYIIGKTGMGKSTTIENMIVDDIHRGKGVALIDPLGDLVERVIQFIPSHRINDVVYFNPADLDYPIAFNVLESVDPTYHHLVTSGLIAVFKKIWIDSWGPRLEYLLRNTILSLLEYPGSTLLGVTRLLVDKNYRKKVVDKITDPVVKAFWKNEYQAYSNQFRTEAISPIQNKVGQFLSSSVIRNIVGQPKSTIDMREIMDEGKILLLNLSKGRVGEDNSSLLGAMMVTKIQLAAMSRIDVPEEERKDFYLYVDEFQNFATESFATILSEARKYRLDLTIAHQYIEQLDEKVQAAVFGNVGTIVAFRVGAADAEFLVKEFEPIFSETDLVNLTKYEVYLKLMIDGVASDPFSASTLPPVTEEEGNREKIIRTSRERYSEKREIIEDKISRWTGAKSEAQKSQSNNQTNRNYNKNYNKNRRYNKKDNKPKVDFRKEKIVPQASIDNKKAISLKEALGKEPTSFKQSKRRKAKQRKSSHQDNKNYSSKENKKSTRSQNKNYHSLNPGQVVKM, from the coding sequence ATGGCAACCAATAATAGTCAAAATAATAATAATCAGGAGAATGAGATTACTCCTTTTGCTATGACCAATTTTCGGAATATAAACCGGAAGTTTGGTATTAAAAGTGATGATCGTCGTCGTCATATGTATATTATTGGTAAAACCGGCATGGGAAAATCTACCACTATTGAAAATATGATTGTAGATGATATTCATAGAGGCAAAGGAGTGGCTCTAATAGATCCGCTGGGTGATTTAGTAGAAAGAGTTATTCAGTTTATTCCTTCTCATCGTATTAATGACGTGGTTTATTTTAATCCGGCTGATTTAGATTATCCCATTGCTTTTAATGTTTTGGAATCTGTTGATCCGACCTATCATCATTTAGTTACTTCTGGCTTAATTGCTGTTTTCAAGAAAATATGGATTGATTCCTGGGGACCGCGTTTGGAATACTTATTGCGTAATACTATTTTATCTTTGCTTGAATATCCAGGCAGCACTCTTCTTGGTGTTACTCGTTTGCTGGTGGATAAAAATTATCGCAAAAAAGTGGTGGATAAAATCACTGATCCAGTGGTCAAGGCCTTTTGGAAGAATGAATATCAAGCCTATTCTAATCAGTTTCGTACCGAAGCTATTTCTCCTATTCAAAATAAGGTCGGGCAGTTTTTATCCAGCTCGGTCATCAGGAATATTGTAGGCCAGCCCAAAAGCACCATTGATATGCGTGAAATTATGGATGAGGGTAAAATCTTACTTTTGAATCTTTCCAAGGGACGAGTGGGCGAGGATAATTCTTCATTACTGGGAGCTATGATGGTGACGAAAATTCAGCTGGCCGCTATGAGTCGGATTGATGTTCCTGAGGAAGAAAGAAAAGATTTTTACCTTTATGTTGATGAATTTCAGAACTTTGCTACCGAGAGTTTTGCTACTATTTTATCTGAGGCCAGAAAATACCGGCTGGATTTAACCATTGCTCATCAGTATATTGAACAGCTGGATGAAAAGGTTCAGGCGGCTGTTTTTGGTAATGTCGGCACTATTGTGGCTTTCCGGGTGGGGGCTGCTGACGCGGAATTTTTAGTCAAGGAATTTGAGCCTATTTTTTCGGAGACTGATTTAGTTAATTTAACTAAGTATGAGGTTTATTTAAAACTAATGATTGACGGTGTGGCTTCTGATCCTTTTTCTGCCTCTACTTTGCCACCAGTAACAGAAGAGGAAGGTAACCGCGAAAAAATAATTCGTACTTCCCGGGAAAGATATTCAGAAAAAAGGGAAATAATTGAAGATAAAATTTCTCGCTGGACCGGAGCCAAATCAGAAGCCCAAAAAAGCCAAAGCAATAATCAGACAAACCGAAATTATAATAAAAATTATAATAAAAACAGAAGATATAACAAAAAAGATAATAAACCTAAAGTAGATTTTCGCAAAGAAAAAATTGTGCCCCAAGCTAGTATTGATAATAAAAAGGCAATATCATTGAAAGAAGCTTTAGGTAAAGAGCCCACTTCCTTTAAACAAAGCAAGCGGAGAAAAGCTAAGCAGAGAAAATCTTCACACCAAGATAATAAAAATTATTCAAGCAAAGAAAATAAAAAATCAACCAGATCCCAAAATAAAAATTATCACAGCCTTAATCCGGGTCAAGTGGTTAAAATGTAA
- a CDS encoding sigma factor-like helix-turn-helix DNA-binding protein: MNEQDSSLLDKILSSKQASDISHFNPLEIVSSLLKLVSSKEEDILRRRYGLSGDKEETLEEIGNHFNVTRERIRQIENSSVKKIKKSSQFKDLINEVEGIITHLIHEHGSIMEKNFFNEKLLSHAGDNKVNDNAVKFLMKSIFDYKYETLSDKKLRDSWQLESASRKLLDKSIENFLEILKVEGKPISQDKVIKKFKKTEFYESENEVLSDEAIISYLRISKKIDMNPYGDFGLSSWGSINPKRINDKIHIILKKQEKPLHFTKIAELINKAGFDRKKAYPPTVHNELILNDEYVLVGRGIYALKEWGYQSGVVSDVIEDVLKNSDQPLKRDEIVARVLKRRMVKKNTILLALSDSKKFNKNPDKTYTLIEKDQDLKQK, translated from the coding sequence ATGAATGAGCAAGATTCAAGTCTTTTAGACAAGATCCTCAGCTCGAAACAAGCTTCAGATATCAGTCATTTTAATCCGCTAGAAATAGTTTCTTCACTTCTGAAGTTAGTTTCCAGTAAAGAAGAGGATATTTTAAGGCGCCGATATGGCTTAAGCGGTGACAAAGAAGAAACTTTGGAAGAAATTGGTAATCATTTTAACGTTACTCGGGAAAGAATTCGACAAATTGAAAACTCTTCAGTGAAAAAAATTAAGAAATCCTCACAATTTAAAGATTTAATTAATGAAGTAGAAGGTATAATTACTCATCTCATCCACGAACATGGCAGTATTATGGAAAAGAATTTTTTTAATGAAAAACTTTTATCTCATGCTGGGGATAATAAAGTCAATGATAACGCTGTAAAATTTCTTATGAAGAGTATTTTTGATTATAAGTATGAAACACTTAGTGATAAAAAGTTAAGAGATTCATGGCAGCTAGAATCAGCCAGCCGAAAGCTTCTTGATAAATCTATAGAAAATTTTTTAGAAATCCTTAAAGTAGAAGGTAAGCCTATTTCCCAGGACAAAGTGATAAAAAAGTTTAAAAAAACTGAATTCTATGAATCAGAAAATGAGGTTTTATCAGATGAAGCTATAATTTCTTATTTAAGGATTAGTAAAAAAATTGATATGAATCCTTATGGTGATTTTGGGTTATCTAGTTGGGGCAGTATAAATCCAAAAAGAATAAATGATAAAATTCATATTATTTTAAAAAAACAGGAAAAGCCCTTACATTTTACTAAAATTGCTGAGCTGATAAACAAGGCCGGATTTGACCGAAAAAAAGCCTATCCGCCAACAGTTCATAATGAATTAATTTTAAATGACGAATATGTTTTGGTTGGCCGCGGTATTTATGCTTTAAAAGAATGGGGTTATCAGTCTGGTGTGGTGTCTGATGTTATTGAAGATGTTTTAAAAAATTCTGACCAACCATTAAAACGGGATGAAATTGTGGCGAGGGTTTTAAAAAGAAGAATGGTTAAAAAGAATACTATTTTACTGGCTTTATCCGACTCTAAAAAATTTAATAAAAATCCTGATAAAACCTATACTTTAATTGAAAAAGATCAAGATTTGAAACAAAAATAA
- the secF gene encoding protein translocase subunit SecF — MMYKIIEKKKIWFIFSGLLILISLFFIFTGGLKLGIDFTGGTLMQINFKNEIPETNEIRENLNQLELGEIKVQKSGQESILLRLKTLSNQERNNIITSLEEKFGPVTEESFESIGPTIGQELKQKAFVAIALVLVGIIIYISWAFRKIKFSHINSPVFGFNAIIALIHDILITLGVFAALGFFFNIEVDIFFVTALLTILGFSVHDTIVVFDRVREGLTKGESEDFDEILNKSINQTIVRSLNTSITTLLVLLALLLFGGESIRFFILALIIGVIIGTYSSIFIASPLLSVWYHRKN; from the coding sequence ATGATGTATAAAATTATTGAAAAGAAAAAAATTTGGTTTATATTTTCTGGTTTGCTTATTTTAATTAGTTTGTTTTTTATTTTTACGGGAGGGCTTAAACTGGGTATTGATTTTACTGGCGGCACTTTGATGCAGATTAATTTTAAAAATGAAATTCCAGAAACAAATGAGATACGTGAAAATTTAAATCAATTAGAACTGGGAGAAATAAAAGTTCAAAAATCTGGCCAAGAAAGTATACTTTTACGCCTAAAAACACTAAGTAATCAAGAAAGAAATAATATTATAACTTCGTTAGAAGAAAAATTCGGACCTGTGACTGAGGAAAGCTTTGAATCTATTGGCCCGACAATTGGACAGGAATTAAAACAAAAAGCGTTTGTAGCTATTGCCTTGGTCTTAGTCGGTATAATTATTTATATTTCTTGGGCTTTTAGAAAAATTAAATTTTCGCATATCAATAGCCCGGTATTTGGCTTTAATGCTATTATTGCCTTGATCCATGATATATTAATTACTCTGGGTGTTTTTGCTGCTTTGGGCTTTTTCTTTAATATTGAAGTGGATATATTCTTTGTTACAGCTTTGTTAACTATACTTGGTTTTTCAGTACATGACACGATTGTAGTTTTTGACCGGGTTAGGGAAGGGTTGACTAAGGGTGAGAGTGAAGACTTTGATGAAATTTTAAACAAAAGCATCAATCAGACCATAGTTCGCTCTCTTAATACTTCTATAACTACCTTACTTGTTTTATTGGCTCTACTATTATTTGGTGGTGAAAGTATTCGTTTTTTTATATTAGCCTTAATTATTGGGGTTATTATTGGCACCTATTCTTCTATTTTTATAGCTTCACCTTTACTTTCGGTCTGGTATCACCGGAAAAACTAA
- the secD gene encoding protein translocase subunit SecD: MNIRKKIWLTFIGIIILAVLAGIVDYPAGPDIKIGSYFKELKIHLGLDLQGGTHLVYQADTSKIEEAEKASALEGVRDVIERRVNTFGVSEPVVQTNKSGDDWRVIVELPGVTEVNQAVEMIGKTPLLEFKKQPPPVELTPEQKQKIEEYNEEAKNKAQEILDQATPENFSTLAKEKSEDPGSQEQGGDLGFFKKGEMVPAFEQAIFEKAKIGQVYPELVETDFGYHIILKTEEKGEGENKEVKASHILIKKKSEADYQTNQGLINTGLSGQQLEKAYLQFNNQTGEAQVALEFNDEGKELFAQITEENIGNIVGIYLDGSPISMPRVNEKIPDGKAVITGEFSVTEAKELAQRLNSGALPVPITLISQQNIGASLGKISVQKSFFAALLGLAFLALFMIIYYRLPGLISVFALAIYTLLVVAIFKLWSITLTLAGVAGFILSIGMAVDANVLIFERIKEELESDKPLNMAIEEGFKRAWLSIRDSNFSSIITCVILAWFGTSLIKGFAITLGVGILISMFSAIIVTRTFLRLIAGNFLEKHPSFLGVKGVKKDDV, from the coding sequence ATGAATATTAGAAAGAAAATTTGGCTGACATTTATCGGTATAATTATACTAGCTGTTTTAGCGGGTATAGTTGATTATCCGGCCGGGCCAGATATAAAAATTGGCTCTTATTTTAAGGAATTAAAAATTCATTTAGGTCTTGATCTACAGGGAGGGACTCATTTAGTCTATCAGGCCGATACCTCTAAAATAGAAGAAGCTGAAAAAGCTAGCGCCTTAGAAGGGGTCCGTGATGTTATTGAGAGAAGAGTTAATACTTTTGGGGTTTCTGAGCCAGTTGTTCAAACTAATAAATCCGGAGATGACTGGCGGGTTATTGTGGAGTTACCTGGAGTAACAGAGGTTAATCAAGCCGTGGAAATGATCGGTAAAACACCTTTGCTTGAATTTAAAAAACAACCGCCGCCGGTTGAATTAACTCCAGAACAAAAGCAAAAAATTGAAGAGTATAATGAGGAAGCCAAAAATAAAGCTCAAGAAATATTAGACCAGGCCACCCCTGAAAATTTTTCTACTCTGGCCAAGGAAAAAAGTGAAGATCCAGGTAGTCAGGAACAGGGAGGGGATTTAGGCTTTTTCAAAAAAGGAGAAATGGTACCGGCTTTTGAACAAGCTATTTTTGAAAAGGCCAAAATAGGCCAGGTTTATCCGGAATTAGTAGAGACTGATTTTGGCTACCATATCATTTTAAAGACGGAAGAAAAAGGAGAAGGTGAAAATAAAGAGGTTAAGGCTTCTCATATACTTATAAAAAAGAAATCAGAAGCTGATTATCAAACCAATCAGGGCCTGATAAATACCGGACTTTCCGGCCAGCAATTAGAAAAAGCTTATTTGCAGTTTAATAACCAAACCGGAGAAGCTCAGGTAGCTTTAGAATTTAATGATGAAGGCAAAGAATTGTTTGCTCAGATAACAGAGGAAAATATCGGGAATATAGTCGGTATTTATCTCGACGGTTCTCCTATATCCATGCCTCGGGTTAATGAAAAAATACCTGATGGTAAAGCTGTTATTACCGGTGAATTTAGTGTGACCGAGGCTAAGGAATTAGCCCAACGTTTAAATTCGGGGGCTTTGCCAGTGCCCATTACTTTAATTAGCCAGCAGAATATAGGGGCTTCTTTGGGTAAAATTTCGGTTCAGAAAAGTTTCTTTGCCGCCTTGCTTGGTTTAGCTTTTTTAGCTCTATTTATGATTATTTATTATCGTCTGCCTGGTTTGATTTCAGTTTTTGCTTTAGCTATTTATACGCTTTTAGTAGTCGCGATTTTTAAACTTTGGTCAATCACATTGACTTTAGCCGGGGTGGCTGGTTTTATATTATCCATTGGGATGGCGGTTGATGCGAATGTTTTGATTTTTGAAAGGATTAAAGAAGAGTTAGAGAGCGATAAACCTTTAAATATGGCTATTGAGGAAGGCTTTAAAAGAGCCTGGCTCTCTATTCGTGATTCTAACTTTTCATCAATTATTACCTGTGTTATTTTAGCCTGGTTTGGCACCAGTCTAATAAAAGGTTTTGCTATAACCTTGGGTGTGGGTATATTAATTTCTATGTTTTCGGCTATTATTGTTACGCGTACCTTTTTAAGATTAATAGCCGGTAATTTTTTAGAAAAACACCCCTCATTTTTAGGAGTAAAAGGAGTAAAAAAAGATGATGTATAA